GCTTGGTTTTGTATTCCTTGATAAGAGTTATTGCCTTTTCAAAGGTCTTATTGTTGAATCCCTTATTAATCTTATTTAATCTGGTTTCTTCATTTGAAGTTTCCAAACCTATGCTGATTTCAAATAACTTATCTCCTATTATATCAAAGATTTCATCTAAAACCTCTTCCTTAACATATTCTGGTCTGGATTCTACAACGATTTCGCTGATTTCTTCCATATTTGCAAGCCTTTTTAAAACATAGTCTCTCGCTTCTTTAGGTACTTCTTCCGGATTTAAGAAACTTCCTGATGCAAAGAGTTTAATAGCTATTTTATCCCCATTTTCATAATCTTCCTTATAATCCCATTTACTTAATTCCTTTTCAAAGAGTTCAATGATTTTGGAATTTTCAATTGGCTTAAGGTAACAGTCTGAGATATAACTGCACATAGTGCATCCGCCACTAGGGCCAAGTGCCCATGAACAGCCAGGGGTAGGTAGGATTAAGAATATGGTTTTCCCTTTTCCAGAATATAAAAGATCTTCTTGATACCAACTTGCAGAAAGCCTATCCAATTCTTTTGGCTTAGCGTATTCAATTGATTTATCTCTTATTTCTTTTGTTAATTCTCTAATTTCCATTGTTTAACCTATTTTTGATAAATATAATTTATTTTATTAATTAATTTCTTATTATAATATATCATATTTATTATTTATAATTTTTTTAAATTACTTATTTATCATAATCCGAATTTTATCTTTTATTTTATAGCATATATTTTTAACATATATTTAGATAATTGTTTGAATGATATTAAATGTTCTATTCTATTAAAATTAAATATTTGTTTTTTAATCTCCATTATTTAATAGATAATTGTCTGTTTTATTAATCTATAACAAATTTAATCTATTTTGAATATTTTATTAAGTTTTATCAATTTTTTAATAACAAATTTTTCCATATATTATTTTTAATTTTCTCTTTATATAATTTAATTTTGTATATAAAAATTTATTTATTTTTTAAAATTGTTCATATTTTTATTAAAAAATTTAACAAATTCCATTTAATATATAAATCTTTCTATATTTTTTAAATAACAAATACTTTATAAGCTAGATAACATATTAAAGATTGGTGATAAATATGAAATTTGGTATAGAATTCGTACCTCAGA
The window above is part of the uncultured Methanobrevibacter sp. genome. Proteins encoded here:
- a CDS encoding archaeosine biosynthesis radical SAM protein RaSEA, producing MEIRELTKEIRDKSIEYAKPKELDRLSASWYQEDLLYSGKGKTIFLILPTPGCSWALGPSGGCTMCSYISDCYLKPIENSKIIELFEKELSKWDYKEDYENGDKIAIKLFASGSFLNPEEVPKEARDYVLKRLANMEEISEIVVESRPEYVKEEVLDEIFDIIGDKLFEISIGLETSNEETRLNKINKGFNNKTFEKAITLIKEYKTKHDIKSKAYIFVKPILLSEQEAIDEAIETASYCENLGVDRVSCCPATIHRGTLIERLWRRGSYNPPWIWSTIEVINTIRQNVNIPALMDTSGFGSRRGPYNCKKCNKELKHRIIDSNFDQSQIEYDCECKKEWMAEVKFSDLNKSKTPIKHLPLY